Proteins from a single region of Drosophila biarmipes strain raj3 chromosome 3R, RU_DBia_V1.1, whole genome shotgun sequence:
- the LOC108023815 gene encoding uncharacterized protein LOC108023815 → MRVNPARSLSWHVLLGLGLCLLLNCTPLLGQEAVTPSEDLNQGTTGRSQSANSVSYFRASIPMRIYECLREFTMLHCTKLYVLQKMDERRQMPNSGNLTRDFVDQFFGEETQMGSLVGKKYQKMSEKELNQRLVVNFQRFFKHRDLKLHFLSGMLVKIVPSKDNKLKFSLKKTPKSRMGRSRRRETEEMELNLMNLPSISGGGANSGSVENYEPEAEGDSKQQGVLGGGGGVAGGESGGGGLLGKRKKKNSNKVTMMQVAVPMLIFPVVLLGSLLPFILPALKMATILSLVMNNGAFMAALLYAARTQFNTHEEQHISYS, encoded by the exons ATGCGTGTCAACCCCGCTAGATCCCTATCCTGGCACGTCCTGCTCGGACTTGGCCTGTGCCTCCTCCTGAACTGCACCCCACTACTTGGCCAAGAGGCAGTGACTCCTAGCGAAGACCTGAACCAGGGCACCACAGGTCGCAGTCAGTCGGCGAATAGTGTGTCATACTTTAGGGCGTCGATTCCGATGCGAATATACGAATGTCTGCGGGAGTTCACCATGCTACACTGCACGAAATTGTACGTGCTGCAGAAGATGGATGAGCGCCGACAGATGCCCAACAGCGGCAATCTCACCCGCGACTTTGTGGACCAGTTCTTCGGGGAGGAGACCCAGATGGGCAGTCTGGTGGGCAAGAAGTACCAGAAGATGTCCGAGAAGGAGCTCAACCAGCGGCTGGTGGTCAACTTCCAGCGCTTCTTTAAGCACCGCGACCTCAAGCTGCACTTCCTCTCCGGAATGCTGGTCAAGATCGTGCCCAGCAAGGACAACAAACTTAAGTTTTCGCTCAAGAAGA CTCCCAAATCCCGGATGGGTCGTTCCCGAAGACGTGAGACCGAGGAAATGGAGCTGAACCTGATGAATCTCCCGTCCATTAGCGGGGGAGGAGCCAATAGCGGAAGTGTGGAGAACTACGAACCGGAAGCGGAAGGGGACTCCAAGCAGCAGGGCGTCTTGGGAggcggagggggcgtggcaggtggTGAgagcggaggaggaggactgTTGGGTAAGCGAAAGAAGAAGAACTCGAACAAGGTCACCATGATGCAGGTGGCGGTGCCCATGCTGATCTTCCCGGTTGTCTTGCTGGGCAGCTTGCTCCCCTTCATCCTGCCGGCCCTTAAAATGGCCACCATCCTGTCGCTGGTGATGAACAACGGCGCCTTTATGGCGGCTTTACTGTACGCCGCCCGCACCCAATTCAACACCCACGAGGAGCAGCACATCAGCTACAGTTAG
- the LOC122819014 gene encoding glutamyl aminopeptidase has protein sequence MFLSRYWLQVVLSWAVVAFATATVVVAVQKAKLEKDLQDVQNKIDIYEEWNGGSAHRMRREDTIDYRLPTALVPTHYNLYWHPDLETGNFTGQLRITINVAEPTNQIILHSYLLDITNVYVLNREVDKFELDEERQFLIITLTEELLQAATITLGILFSGQMKDKLVGLYSSTYLNEAGATRTISTTKFEPTYARQAFPCFDEPAMKATFEITVVHPSGSYHAVSNMQQTESNYLGDFTEAIFETSVSMSTYLVCIIVSDFASQSTTVKANGIGEDFSMQAYATSHQINKVQFALEFGAAVTEYYIQYYKVPYPLTKLDMAAIPDFASGAMEHWGLVTYRETALLYDSSYSSTANKQSIAGTLAHEIAHQWFGNLVTMKWWNDLWLNEGFARFMQYKGVDAVHPDWGMIEQFQIVALQPVLVYDAKLSSHPIVVKVESPDEITAIFDTISYEKGGSIIRMLETLVGSEKFEEAVTNYLVKHQFNNTVTDDFLTEVEAVVTDVEIKKLMLTWTEQMGYPVLNVSKRADGSFQVTQQRFLSNPASYDEAPSDSEYGYRWSVPITYITDDGTEGSLIYDYDVETVPISVASTVQWIKLNVNQTGYYRVNYDEDLWTLLNQQLTSSPDSFSIADRAHLINDAFALADASQLSYRIPLEMTAYLAQERDFVPWYVAANKLRSLHRSLMFSEGYVTYLNYARSLVAGVYEEVGWTVDADNHLKNRLRVSILTAACALGVPDCLEQAAQRFNAFLLNPTSRPSPDLREIVYYYGMQQSTSQSTWEQLFQLFLAETDASEKLKLMYGLAGVLDSQLLYNFLVLAGDESIVRSQDYFTCVQYIAANPVGEPVVWEFFREQWLQLVARFGLNNRNLGRLISQITANFASSVKLEEVEQFFAKYPDSGAGASSRLVAVETIKYNIEWLARNHADITDWLSGTASPLTKKNLL, from the exons ATGTTCTTGTCGCGTTATTGGCTGCAGGTGGTACTCTCCTGGGCGGTGGTGGCCTTCGCCACTGCCACCGTGGTTGTGGCGGTGCAGAAGGCCAAGCTGGAGAAGGACCTCCAGGATGTGCAGAACAAGATAGATATTTACGAGGAGTGGAATGGCGGAAGTGCCCACCGCATGAGGCGTGAAGATACG ATTGATTACCGCCTGCCCACGGCTCTGGTGCCCACGCATTACAATCTCTACTGGCATCCGGATCTGGAAACGGGCAACTTCACAGGTCAGCTGAGGATCACCATCAATGTGGCGGAGCCCACCAACCAGATTATCCTGCACTCCTACCTCCTGGACATCACCAACGTCTATGTTCTGAATCGCGAGGTGGATAAGTTCGAACTTGATGAGGAGCGACAGTTTCTGATCATCACGCTGAcggaggagctgctgcagGCTGCTACTATCACCCTGGGAATCCTATTCAGTGGCCAGATGAAGGACAAACTGGTGGGCCTGTACAGCAGTACCTACCTGAATGAGGCGGGGGCTACCAG GACCATCTCCACCACCAAGTTCGAACCCACCTATGCCCGTCAGGCCTTTCCCTGTTTCGATGAGCCAGCCATGAAGGCCACCTTTGAGATCACTGTGGTGCATCCCTCTGGTTCTTACCACGCCGTTTCCAATATGCAGCAAACG GAATCCAACTACTTGGGCGACTTCACCGAGGCCATCTTCGAGACCAGTGTGTCGATGAGCACCTACCTGGTGTGCATCATTGTGTCCGACTTTGCCTCCCAGTCCACCACAGTCAAGGCCAACGGCATCGGCGAGGACTTCTCCATGCAGGCCTATGCCACTTCCCACCAGATCAACAAAGTCCAGTTCGCCCTGGAGTTCGGAGCAGCCGTCACGGAGTATTACATCCAGTACTACAAGGTGCCCTATCCGCTGACCAAACTGGACATGGCCGCCATCCCAGATTTCGCCTCGGGAGCCATGGAGCACTGGGGACTGGTCACCTACAGGGAGACTGCCCTGCTGTACGACAGCAGCTACAGTTCCACTGCAAACAAGCAGTCGATTGCCGGGACCTTGGCCCATGAGATTGCCCACCAGTGGTTCGGAAACCTGGTCACTATGAAGTGGTGGAACGACCTGTGGCTCAACGAGGGATTCGCCCGCTTTATGCAGTACAAGGGAGTCGACGCTGTGCACCCGGACTGGGGAATG ATTGAGCAATTCCAAATTGTGGCCCTGCAACCCGTTTTGGTATACGACGCCAAGCTGTCCTCCCACCCAATCGTCGTGAAGGTGGAATCCCCCGATGAGATCACGGCCATTTTCGACACCATCAGCTACGAGAAAGGTGGCTCCATAATCCGCATGTTGGAAACCCTCGTGGGTTCCGAGAAGTTCGAGGAGGCGGTGACCAATTACCTGGTGAAGCATCAGTTTAACAACACGGTAACCGATGATTTCCTCACCGAAGTGGAGGCAGTGGTAACGGATGTGGAAATCAAGAAGTTGATGCTCACCTGGACGGAGCAGATGGGGTATCCGGTATTGAATGTCTCCAAGCGGGCCGATGGTAGTTTCCAGGTCACTCAGCAGCGATTCCTCTCGAACCCCGCCAGTTATGATGAGGCTCCCTCTGACAGCGAATACGGCTACAGGTGGAGTGTCCCTATCACCTATATCACAGATGACGGTACGGAGGGCAGTTTGATCTACGACTACGATGTGGAAACCGTTCCCATTTCCGTGGCCAGCACTGTTCAGTGGATCAAGCTGAATGTCAATCAGACGGGCTATTATCGTGTGAACTACGATGAGGACTTGTGGACCCTGCTCAACCAGCAGCTGACCAGCAGTCCCGATAGCTTCAGCATCGCCGACCGTGCCCACCTCATCAACGATGCCTTCGCCCTGGCCGATGCCAGCCAACTCTCCTACAGAATTCCCCTGGAGATGACCGCCTACCTGGCCCAGGAGCGCGACTTTGTGCCCTGGTATGTGGCCGCCAACAAGCTCAGGTCCCTCCATCGCAGCCTCATGTTCAGCGAGGGATATGTGACGTACCTCAACTACGCCAGGAGTCTGGTCGCCGGAGTCTACGAGGAGGTGGGATGGACCGTGGATGCCGACAATCATCTGAAAAA CCGCCTGAGGGTGTCCATTCTGACCGCCGCCTGTGCCCTGGGTGTTCCAGACTGCTTGGAGCAGGCTGCCCAGCGCTTCAACGCCTTCCTGCTGAACCCCACCAGCCGCCCTTCCCCCGATCTTCGCGAGATCGTCTACTACTATGGCATGCAGCAGTCCACCAGTCAGTCGACCTGGGAGCAGTTGTTCCAACTGTTCCTGGCCGAGACCGATGCCAGCGAGAAGTTGAAGCTGATGTACGGATTGGCTGGCGTTCTGGATAGCCAGCTGCTCTACAACTTCCTGGTCCTGGCTGGCGATGAGAGCATTGTCCGCTCCCAGGACTACTTCACCTGTGTGCAGTACATCGCCGCCAATCCCGTGGGTGAGCCTGTGGTCTGGGAGTTCTTCCGTGAACAGTGGCTCCAGCTCGTCGCTCGTTTTGGCCTGAACAACCGCAACTTGGGGCGACTCATCTCCCAGATCACGGCCAACTTTGCCAGCTCCGTGAAACTGGAGGAGGTAGAGCAGTTCTTCGCCAAGTACCCCGACTCCGGTGCAGGAGCCAGTTCTCGTTTGGTGGCCGTGGAGACCATCAAATACAACATCGAGTGGCTGGCCAGGAACCACGCTGACATCACCGACTGGCTAAGTGGAACGGCCTCGCCGCTGACCAAGAAAAACCTATTGTAA
- the LOC108023712 gene encoding protein apnoia, translating to MAAHQKIVFALVCLFLACDLVLGQQQAANSSDADSDVAESRTFGHHFLRRISFALVPGAFVVGVITTLLAALTVVSIKGLGVGVILLVLAIGQMLSRALPVQAAAAYAAAPVPVQAPVPVVYSHSHTQQPVWLEKEW from the exons ATGGCCGCCCACCAGAAGATAGTGTTTGCCCTCGTTTGCCTGTTTTTGGCCTGTGATTTGGTGCTTGGTCAGCAGCAGGCGGCCAACAGCTCGGACGCGGATTCAGATGTGGCGG AAAGCCGTACTTTTGGCCATCATTTCCTGCGGCGCATCAGCTTCGCCCTGGTGCCCGGCGCCTTCGTCGTGGGCGTGATCACCACCCTGCTGGCGGCCTTGACCGTGGTCTCCATCAAGGGACTGGGCGTGGGAGTCATCCTGCTGGTGCTGGCCATCGGCCAGATGCTGTCCCGAGCCCTTCCCGTACAGGCAGCCGCCGCCTATGCCGCCGCCCCCGTTCCCGTCCAGGCACCCGTGCCCGTGGTCTACTCCCACTCGCACACCCAGCAGCCCGTCTGGCTGGAGAAGGAGTGGTAG
- the LOC108023002 gene encoding glutamyl aminopeptidase, producing MIVTAKLVAIGLSLALTAFTVSTIVLAVQKSNLQSDLRDAQEKLDLLEAGFTSTAAPTPSTTASPGPTLGPEPTAEPGTTAPPYPTAASPGTTTPPEEKIDYRLPGNLVPTHYDLYLFPNIETGEFSGQETITITVVEATDKIVLHSLNLNISSVSIMNTGSETLEILGTTVDSVREFLIIHLSEQLPQGREVRLHIGFEGSMANKIVGLYSSSYLKEDETRKWIATSKFEPTYARQAFPCFDEPALKAEFTITLVHPSGEDYHALSNMNISTTVNQGAFQEVTFTKSVPMSTYLACFIVSDFTSKQVAIDTKGIGETFTMSVYATPEQLDKVDLSVTIGKGVIEYYIDYFQIAYPLPKLDMAAIPDFVSGAMEHWGLVTYRETSLLYDAETSSASNKQRIASVIAHEFAHMWFGNLVTMNWWNDLWLNEGFASFIEYLGVDAVYPEWKMRDQFIVGTLHAVLTLDGTLGSHPIIQTVENPDQITEIFDTITYSKGSSLVRMLEDFLGETTFRQAVTNYLNEYKYSTAETGNFFAEIDKLELGYNVTDIMLTWTVQMGLPVVTIEKVSDTEYKLTQKRFLSNPNDYDADHEPSEFNYRWSIPITYTTSAESVVQRAWFYHSQSEITITVPSAVQWIKFNFDQVGYYRVNYDTDLWTALADQLVAQPSSFSAGDRASLLNDAFALADSTQLPYETAFELTRYLSKEADYVPWSVAASRLTSLKRTLYYTSSYAKYKKYATALIEPIYTDLTWTVGEDHLDNRLRVTALSAACSLGLESCLSEAGEQFNTWLAKPEDRPKADVRETVYYYGIQSVGSQEVWDAVWKLFVNETDASEKSKLMYGLSAITTPWILQRYIDLAWNEEYVRGQDYFTCLTYISANPAGESLVWDYVRENWQRLVDRFGLNERYLGNLIPSITARFSTQTKLEEMEQFFAKYPEAGAGTAARVRALETVKNNIVWLAENLEGVDAWLDKQQL from the exons ATGATCGTCACCGCCAAGTTGGTAGCCATTGGCCTGAGCCTCGCGCTAACGGCCTTCACCGTGTCGACGATTGTCCTGGCCGTGCAGAAGTCGAACCTTCAGAGTGATTTACGCGATGCCCAGGAGAAGCTGGATCTCCTCGAGGCGGGGTTTACGAGCACGGCTGCTCCGACACCCTCGACCACTGCGAGTCCTGGCCCCACTTTAGGTCCAGAGCCCACAGCTGAACCTGGAACCACTGCACCGCCGTATCCCACAGCCGCCTCCCCTGGCACCACAACCCCTCCAGAAGAGAAAATCGACTACCGACTGCCCGGAAATCTGGTACCCACACACTACGATCTCTATTTGTTCCCCAACATCGAAACAGGGGAGTTCAGTGGCCAGGAGACCATTACAATCACCGTTGTAGAGGCCACCGACAAGATAGTCCTGCACTCCCTCAACTTGAACATTTCCAGTGTGTCCATTATGAACACGGGCAGTGAGACCTTGGAGATCCTGGGGACCACAGTGGATTCCGTAAGGGAGTTTCTTATAATCCATCTGAGTGAGCAGCTACCACAGGGCAGGGAAGTGAGGTTGCATATCGGATTTGAGGGATCCATGGCCAACAAGATTGTGGGTCTGTACAGTTCGTCGTACTTGAAGGAGGATGAGACCCGCAAGTGGATTGCCACCTCCAAGTTCGAACCCACCTACGCTCGTCAGGCTTTTCCCTGCTTTGATGAGCCCGCGTTGAAGGCTGAGTTCACCATTACCCTGGTGCATCCCTCTGGCGAGGATTACCATGCCCTGTCCAACATGAACATAAGTACTACTGTCAACCAGGGTGCCTTCCAGGAGGTCACCTTCACGAAGAGTGTGCCCATGAGCACCTACCTGGCCTGCTTCATTGTCTCCGACTTCACCTCGAAGCAGGTGGCCATCGACACGAAGGGCATTGGCGAAACCTTCACCATGAGCGTCTACGCCACTCCGGAGCAACTCGACAAGGTGGACCTCTCCGTGACCATTGGCAAGGGAGTCATCGAGTACTACATTGACTACTTCCAAATCGCGTATCCGCTGCCCAAGCTTGACATGGCCGCCATTCCCGACTTTGTCTCCGGCGCCATGGAGCACTGGGGATTGGTCACGTACAGGGAAACCTCGCTGTTGTACGACGCCGAAACGAGTTCGGCCAGCAATAAACAACGCATCGCCAGCGTGATTGCCCACGAATTCGCACACATGTGGTTTGGAAACTTGG TCACCATGAACTGGTGGAATGATCTGTGGCTAAACGAAGGCTTCGCCAGCTTTATCGAGTACCTCGGCGTGGACGCCGTCTACCCTGAATGGAAAATG CGTGACCAATTCATCGTCGGCACGCTGCACGCCGTACTCACTTTAGATGGTACTCTGGGCTCGCATCCCATCATCCAGACCGTGGAGAATCCCGACCAGATCACTGAGATTTTTGACACCATCACCTACTCCAAGGGCTCTTCCCTCGTGCGCATGTTGGAGGATTTCCTGGGAGAGACCACCTTCCGCCAGGCGGTGACCAACTATCTGAATGAGTACAAGTACTCCACGGCCGAAACTGGTAACTTCTTTGCCGAGATCGACAAACTGGAACTGGGCTACAATGTCACCGACATCATGCTGACGTGGACGGTGCAG ATGGGTCTGCCGGTGGTCACGATCGAGAAGGTCTCCGACACGGAATACAAATTGACGCAGAAGCGCTTCTTGTCCAACCCGAACGACTATGACGCCGATCACGAGCCCTCGGAATTCAA CTACCGGTGGTCGATCCCCATCACATATACCACGAGTGCGGAGTCGGTGGTGCAGCGTGCGTGGTTTTATCACAGCCAGAGCGAAA TCACTATAACCGTCCCATCGGCCGTCCAGTGGATCAAGTTTAACTTCGATCAAGTGGGTTACTATCGCGTTAATTACGATACCGATCTGTGGACCGCTCTGGCCGATCAGCTGGTGGCCCAACCGAGTTCCTTTAGCGCAGGGGATCGGGCTTCCCTCCTCAACGATGCCTTTGCCCTGGCTGACTCCACTCAGTTGCCCTATGAAACGGCCTTTGAGTTGACCAGGTATTTGAGTAAGGAGGCTGACTATGTGCCCTGGAGTGTGGCTGCCTCTCGATTGACCTCCCTGAAGAGAACCCTGTACTATACCAGCAGCTATGCCAAGTACAAGAAGTATGCCACAGCTCTGATTGAGCCAATTTATACGGATTTGACCTGGACGGTTGGCGAGGATCACTTGGATAA TCGTCTTCGTGTCACCGCCCTGAGTGCTGCCTGTTCCTTGGGTCTGGAGTCCTGCCTCTCGGAAGCCGGAGAGCAGTTCAACACCTGGTTGGCCAAGCCGGAGGATCGTCCCAAGGCCGATGTCCGTGAGACTGTCTACTACTATGGAATACAATCCGTGGGAAGCCAGGAGGTTTGGGATGCCGTGTGGAAGCTGTTCGTCAACGAAACCGATGCCAGTGAGAAGTCCAAGCTGATGTATGGGCTCTCGGCCATTACAACTCCTTGGATCCTGCAGCGATACATCGACCTGGCCTGGAATGAGGAGTACGTGAGGGGTCAGGACTACTTCACCTGCCTGACTTACATCTCCGCCAATCCAGCGGGCGAATCCTTGGTCTGGGACTATGTCCGCGAGAACTGGCAACGACTGGTGGATCGTTTCGGTCTGAATGAGCGTTACTTGGGCAACCTGATACCCTCGATCACGGCTCGCTTCAGCACTCAAACCAAGCTGGAGGAGATGGAGCAGTTCTTCGCCAAATACCCGGAGGCCGGAGCGGGCACCGCTGCCCGAGTCAGGGCTCTGGAGACGGTCAAGAACAACATCGTCTGGCTGGCCGAGAACCTGGAGGGCGTGGACGCCTGGCTGGACAAGCAGCAACTGTAG
- the LOC108023013 gene encoding uncharacterized protein LOC108023013, translating to MSGHLVRFLLLSALCSSVAFGQDSDAGGNQETSTASQEAARGLASSYEPEDKQALRKNSHIFMGIYKNYKSTYLGNKTTSEYKKRLRDRVSAPQMAENGTPDSVDPDQLDPKDSLAQEIRQDAQAQALMEAQTESPNYDDSESLAGKKRRKRKRKDRNKRREEVETETDQPDSDPNLENETIQRYHVGPGLNVSLDMSNDIVHVKLDGENLKEIMRARWLTLDNSEEGRGKKYDMITKVLPLFILPFLIQSAIVPFLVTKLKLLLVKSILVGKLAIFLLIISAIKNGNKMVQSYEVPSYWAGEPSRRSELAAAASSAAAAYNGYRVEGKPTTWIS from the exons ATGAGCGGCCACTTGGTGAGATTCCTTCTGCTGAGCGCGCTCTGCAGCTCGGTGGCCTTTGGCCAGGATAGTGATGCTGGTGGCAACCAGGAGACATCCACCGCCAGCCAGGAGGCAGCCCGCGGCTTGGCCAGCAGCTATGAGCCGGAGGACAAGCAGGCGCTGCGCAAGAACTCGCACATCTTCATGGGCATCTACAAGAACTACAAGAGCACCTATCTGGGCAACAAGACGACCAGTGAGTACAAAAAGAGGCTGCGGGATCGCGTGAGTGCTCCCCAAATGGCGGAGAATGGGACCCCCGATTCAGTGGATCCCGATCAGCTGGACCCAAAGGATTCACTGGCCCAGGAGATCCGTCAGGATGCCCAGGCGCAGGCTTTGATGGAGGCCCAAACGGAGTCCCCGAATTACGACGATAGTGAATCCTTAGCTGGCAAAAAGCGGCGCAAACGCAAGCGCAAGGATCGCAACAAGCGGCGGGAGGAGGTGGAAACCGAAACGGATCAGCCTGACAGTGATCCCAACCTGGAGAACGAGACCATTCAGCGGTACCATGTGGGTCCCGGTCTCAATGTCAGTCTGGACATGAGCAACGACATTGTGCACGTGAAGCTGGATGGCGAGAATCTCAAGGAGATCATGCGAGCTCGCTGGTTAACTCTAGATAATAGTGAAGAAG GTCGCGGCAAGAAGTACGACATGATTACCAAAGTCTTACCCCTCTTCATCCTCCCCTTCCTCATCCAATCGGCCATTGTTCCATTTCTGGTCACCAAGCTGAAGCTGCTGCTGGTCAAGTCCATTCTGGTGGGCAAGCTGGCCATCTTCCTGCTTATCATCTCGGCCATCAAGAACGGCAACAAGATGGTCCAGAGCTACGAGGTGCCCTCCTACTGGGCCGGCGAACCCAGTCGGAGGTCGGAGCTGGCCGCCGCTGCCTCCTCGGCGGCTGCCGCCTACAATGGCTATCGGGTCGAGGGCAAACCGACCACCTGGATCAGCTAG
- the LOC108024849 gene encoding uncharacterized protein LOC108024849, translated as MGHTKERIKDSITAERVAIFFGLLSTCLIVALVIVVVHRDNLWLQLDEAKRMLDVLEEYIQSHLLTTVYDRKQ; from the exons ATGGGCCACACGAAGGAAAGGATTAAGG ACTCGATCACCGCGGAACGAGTTGCTATATTCTTTGGCCTGCTGTCCACCTGCCTGATAGTTGCTCTCGTGATTGTGGTTGTCCACAGGGATAATTTGTGGCTGCAGTTGGACGAAGCCAAAAGGATGTTGGATGTTCTGGAGGAATACATTCAAAGCCACTTACTGACTACCGTTTATGAtagaaaacaataa
- the LOC108025065 gene encoding acyl-CoA Delta-9 desaturase, whose amino-acid sequence MSPNIIGSTFILAETAIADGNNNKRAATPAASAAPAATPTQKVVKKAETKTPENKPYEMEIVWRNVGLFIILHSMALYGLYLVFAESAYLELLPVYVTMFLGGLGITAGVHRLWSHKAYKAKLPLRIFLMLCQSLAFQNSIWEWTRDHRVHHKFTDTHADPHNSRRGFFFAHMGWLMCKKHPDVTSKGKQISMEDIEQDPVVMFQKKLYFVVMPICCFALPMIFPYYVMGSSLRVCFFTCSMLRFCLSLHFTWLVNSAAHFYGMKPYDVNVSAMNNKLVSTLTIGEGWHNYHHVFPWDYKAAELGTYSFNWTTAFIDVMAKIGQAYDLKFVSQEMVYKRVLRTGDGSHIAALLDANNNSAIPTSELVAHLDHEKEEHAIWGWDDKDISEEDRKGANVVNKESECKLD is encoded by the exons ATGTCGCCCAACATAATAGGCAGTACCTTCATATTGGCCGAGACGGCCATTGCCGATGGCAATAACAACAAGAGGGCGGCCACGCCCGCCGCGTCCGCCGCCCCcgcggccacgcccacccagAAGGTTGTGAAGAAGGCGGAGACGAAGACGCCCGAGAACAAGCCCTACGAAATGGAGATCGTGTGGCGCAACGTGGGTCTCTTCATCATCCTCCACTCGATGGCCCTGTACGGTCTGTACCTGGTCTTCGCCGAGAGTGCCTACTTGGAGCTCTTGCCAG TTTATGTCACCATGTTCCTGGGCGGTCTGGGCATTACGGCCGGTGTGCATCGCCTGTGGTCGCACAAGGCCTACAAGGCCAAGCTGCCGCTGCGCATCTTCCTCATGCTGTGCCAGTCGCTGGCCTTCCAGAACAGCATCTGGGAGTGGACCCGCGACCACCGTGTGCACCACAAGTTCACCGACACACACGCCGATCCCCACAACTCGCGCCGCGGCTTCTTCTTCGCCCACATGGGCTGGCTGATGTGCAAGAAGCACCCCGATGTGACCAGCAAGGGCAAGCAGATCTCCATGGAGGACATTGAGCAGGATCCCGTCGTCATGTTCCAGAAGAA ACTCTACTTTGTGGTGATGCCCATCTGCTGCTTCGCCCTGCCCATGATCTTCCCCTACTACGTGATGGGCAGCTCGCTGCGCGTCTGCTTCTTCACCTGCTCCATGCTGCGCTTCTGCCTGTCGCTCCACTTCACCTGGCTGGTGAACAGCGCGGCCCACTTCTACGGCATGAAGCCCTACGATGTGAACGTGAGTGCCATGAACAACAAGCTGGTGTCCACCCTGACCATCGGCGAGGGATGGCACAACTACCACCACGTCTTCCCCTGGGACTACAAGGCAGCTGAGCTGGGCACCTACAGCTTCAACTGGACGACGGCCTTTATCGATGTGATGGCTAAGATTG GACAAGCCTACGACTTGAAGTTCGTGTCCCAGGAGATGGTCTACAAGCGAGTCCTGCGCACTGGCGATGGCTCCCACATTGCCGCCCTGCTGGatgccaacaacaacagcgccATCCCAACCAGCGAACTGGTGGCCCATCTGGACCACGAGAAGGAGGAGCACGCCATCTGGGGATGGGACGACAAGGACATCAGCGAGGAGGACCGCAAGGGCGCCAATGTGGTGAACAAGGAGTCCGAGTGCAAGCTGGATTAG
- the LOC108023614 gene encoding wnt inhibitor of Dorsal protein — MLFAITLLLGVASTLAGVLEPMNYYQYSQFQAPLSWEDITGKGLKQALGSCQQSFQWQRWNCPSQDFIQRNAKPEEKSPNREDVYVAAISMAAIVHTLTKDCANGVIAGCGCTDNALNVPCAHEPAKALEQYEKHFGAGSGAIGHNRRVVGALLERSLEQECRCKQPGPVQGNCQEEECVAVLKPFEAIAQDILQMYDDAIQLDSASSNLKIMWENIPLDSLVFMQDSPNYCEHDARGLWKGTRGRQCSKDGSGSLEERLSCQQLCRVCGYRVRSQHVRSERRCNCKLVWGFRLQCDVCVHLEKQFSCY, encoded by the coding sequence ATGCTCTTTGCCATCACATTACTACTCGGAGTTGCCTCCACCTTGGCTGGAGTTTTGGAGCCCATGAACTACTACCAGTACTCGCAGTTTCAAGCCCCGCTCTCCTGGGAGGATATAACCGGAAAGGGACTGAAACAGGCTCTTGGAAGCTGCCAGCAAAGCTTCCAGTGGCAGCGATGGAACTGCCCCAGCCAGGATTTTATCCAAAGGAACGCCAAGCCAGAAGAGAAATCCCCGAATAGGGAGGATGTCTATGTGGCGGCCATCTCCATGGCAGCCATCGTTCACACACTGACGAAGGATTGTGCGAATGGCGTGATCGCAGGATGTGGATGCACGGATAATGCCCTGAACGTTCCCTGCGCCCATGAACCCGCCAAGGCACTGGAGCAGTACGAGAAGCATTTCGGAGCGGGATCAGGAGCCATTGGTCATAATCGACGGGTGGTGGGAGCTCTTCTGGAAAGATCTCTGGAGCAGGAGTGCCGGTGCAAGCAGCCCGGACCTGTGCAGGGCAACTGCCAGGAGGAGGAGTGTGTGGCTGTCCTCAAGCCCTTCGAAGCCATTGCCCAGGATATCCTGCAAATGTACGACGATGCCATCCAACTGGACAGCGCCAGTAGCAACCTGAAGATCATGTGGGAGAATATTCCCTTGGACTCGCTGGTCTTCATGCAGGACTCGCCCAACTACTGTGAGCACGATGCCCGCGGCTTGTGGAAGGGAACTCGTGGTCGCCAGTGCTCCAAGGACGGCAGCGGTTCTCTGGAGGAGCGCCTCTCCTGCCAGCAGCTGTGCCGCGTCTGCGGATACCGCGTTCGATCCCAGCACGTGCGATCCGAGCGACGGTGCAACTGCAAACTGGTCTGGGGCTTCCGACTCCAGTGCGATGTGTGCGTCCATCTGGAGAAGCAGTTCTCCTGCTACTGA